GAACAACCCATTCTCGACCGGCGGATCCTCCCGTCCGGCACCGCGGCCGTCCAACATGCCGCGTCCGCAGGGTGGAAACGGCCGTCCGGGCCCGAAGCCGGGAGCACGCCAGGGTGGCCCTCGCCCGCAGGGTGGAAACGGCCGTCCGGGCCCGAAACCGGGAGCACGCCAGGGTGGCCCTCGCCCGCAGGGTGGACAGGGCCGCGGTAATAAGCCGAGCGGCAATCGTCCGACTCCGGCAATGATGCCTTCGCACCCGAACCCGGGGCAGATGCCTGCAAAGGCAAGCCGCGGTGGCGGTGGCGGTGGCTTCGGCGGCCGTGGTCGCGGCCCGGGTGGCCCGGGTGGCGGACCGCGCGGTGGTCGCGGCGGACGTCGCGGTGGAACTGCAGGTGCATTCGGGCGACCAGGAGGCGCCCCGCGTCGCGGACGTAAGTCGAAGCGTCAGAAGCGCAACGAGTACGAGGCAATGCAGGCACCATCCGTGGTAGGCGGCGTTAAGCTGCCCAACGGTAAGGGCACGACCATTCGCCTCGCACGTGGTGCATCCCTGTCTGACTTCGCTGAGAAGATTAACGCCGATGCAGCATCGCTGGTCCAGGCGTTGTTCAACCTCGGCGAAATGGTGACGGCAACTGCATCGGTCTCCGACGAGACCCTGCAGCTGCTCGGCGACGAGATGGATTACAAGGTCCAGGTCGTCTCGCCTGAGGATGAGGACCGCGAGCTCCTCGAGTCCTTCGACCTCCAGTTCGGTGAGGACGAGGGCGACGATGAGGACCTGGAGCAGCGCCCGCCAGTGGTAACTGTGATGGGTCACGTCGACCACGGTAAGACGCGCCTGTTGGACACGATTCGTAAGGCCAACGTCGGTGGCCACGAGTCCGGTGGTATTACCCAGCACATCGGTGCCTACCAGGTGCCGGTGGAGCTCGACGGTGAGAAGCGCAAGGTTACCTTCTTGGATACCCCGGGTCACGAGGCGTTTACCGCCATGCGTGCTCGTGGTGCCAAGTCGACCGATATCGCGATTCTGGTTGTTGCAGCTGATGACGGCGTCATGCCGCAGACGGTTGAGGCTATTAACCACGCCAAGGCCGCTGATGTGCCGATTGTCGTTGCAGTCAACAAGATTGATAAAGAAACTGCAGATCCGCAGAAAATTCGTGGTCAGCTGACTGAATACGGTCTCACTGACGAAGAGTGGGGCGGCGACACTATGTTCGTCGATATCTCCGCTAAGCAAGGTCTCAACATCGATCAGCTTCTCGAAGCAGTGCTGTTGACTGCCGATGCTTCGCTGGATCTGCGCGCCAATCCGGATATGGACGCTCAGGGTGTCGCCATTGAGGCTCACCTTGACCGTGGCCGTGGTCCGGTGGCAACCGTTATCGTTCAGCGCGGTACGTTGCGCGTCGGTGATTCCATCGTTGTCGGTGACGCATATGGTCGTGTTCGCCGCATGGTCGATGAGTACGGCAACGACGTCGATGAGGCCGGTCCTTCCCGTCCGGTTCAGGTGCTCGGCCTGACCTCCGTACCGGGTGCTGGTGACAACCTCCTGGTTGTTGACGAGGATCGTACGGCCCGCCAGATTGCAGACCGCCGCGACGCACGTCGTCGTAATGCGCTGCAAGCACGTCGTCGCAAGCGCGTCTCCCTGGAGAACCTGGACGAGATCCTGAAGGAGACCAACACCCTCAACCTGATCCTGAAGGGCGACAACGCCGGTACCGTCGAGGCACTGGAAGAAGCCCTGCTCAAGATCGAGGTCGACGACGAGGTCGCACTGAACATCATCGACCGTGGTGTCGGTGCTGTTACTCAGACCAACGTCACGCTGGCTGCTGCGTCTGACGCCGTCATCATCGGCTTCAACGTTCGCTCCGAGGGTAAGGCCACAGAGGTTGCCAACGCTGAGGGCGTTGACATCCGCTACTACACGGTGATTTACCGTGCTATCGAGGATGTTGAGGCTGCTCTGAAGGGCATGCTCAAGCCGGTCTACGAGGAGAAGGAGATTGGTCGTGCAGAGATTCGCGCCATCTTCAAGTCCTCCGCAGTTGGCCTCATCGCCGGCTGTATGGTCGAGTCCGGCAAGGTCCGCCGCAACGCGAAGGCTCGCCTGGTTCGTGACGGCAACGTCATTACGGATTCGGCGACTATCGAGTCGCTGAAGCGAGAGAAGGACGATGCTACCGAGGTCGCAGCCGGTTACGAGTGCGGTATGGTGCTGTCTTACCCGGACATCCAGGTGGACGACGTTATCGAGGTCTACGAGATGGTCGAGGTTCCGCGCACGTAGCAACGTAAGCTAAACACTGCGTGAACTTTGATAAGGCGCTCCCTTCGGGGAGCGCCTTTTTGCGTATCGTGTTCGTTATGGGCTTCAAAACTAATCTCTTTGCACTCTCAGATGAACTGCCGCGAACGAATATTTTGAATTATCCTCCTGCGAGCGCAGAGGAGACTCTTGCGCAATTGGACAAGATTTGGCCAGGGAAATTCGCCTTTGATTCCGAAGAAACCATTGAGGATGGTCATAATTGGTACTTCCACGCGGTAGCGTTTGGGCCAACGCTGCTTTTCGGGACCGACGACGTATACGACCTTATTGAGGACCCAGCGTTGGCGAACGATCCTCGCGAAAGTTGGTCACTGTGCATCAATAGTGTTGTCGATTTCTGCCACTATAAGACTCCTACCAGGGAATTAGAAGCAAGCTGCGAAGACTATGATTTTGACATGCAGCGGTTTTTCAGCTCTGGACGACTGTTGGATTTTGAGGTACCGTTCGCTAACGGTGAACACGTCGAGGTACTACATCCGACGGATGTGGCTGAATGGGAACAAACCCATGGCAGTGTGGCGCCCAAGGATAAAAATGGTGAGGTAAGTTACCTTTTCCATCCGCTGGAGCTAGGTAATGCTGCGGTTAAATGGATTTTCGGCATCGAGGGAGAAACACCATTGCAGGACAGTGTGATGGATTCACTGCCTGACTGCTCCCATGTTAATGGGTTACCGATGTACAACTTCGTGGAGCGCCGTTAAGAGCGTACGGGTAGGCTGCGTTTCAGCTGCGCAATTCCGTAGTAGCGACTCCCCATGCCGTCGATGACATCGATGGTGGTGGCAGTGTTGTCGTGATGATTAATGGGTTAATAACAAAGGGCGAGCGTGCGGCGAAGCAATTGACTGCACTCGGTAAACGGGTGCGGGCGAAGTCGCGAAACATGCGGTTCGAAGTTGAGTAGTGTTTTGCGTGTTAGTATTAGCAGTCCTTTGTATTGAACCGTTTTGCCGGATCCCAAATGGGTCTTTGTCAGCGAAGGGGCACTTCAAGCCCCACGCTAAATGGGGTCTAGCTACGAATCGTTACGCACAGGTAGAGATAGATAGGGAGTAGCCAAAAATGGCAGATCCAGCACGCGCGCGCAGGCTGTCCAAGCGTATTCAGGAGATTGTCGCCAGCGCAATTGAGCGTGAGATTAAGGACCGGCGGCTAGAGTTTGTGACTATCACCGACTGCCGCGTCACCGGCGATTTGCACGACGCCACAGTTTTCTACACTGTGCGCGGACGTACGCTCGACGAGGAACCGGACTACGAGTCGGCAGCAGCAGCGCTGGAAAAGGCGAAGGGGCAGCTGCGTTCCCTGGTCGGTCGTGGCACTGGTGTGCGCTACACACCGACGCTGGCTTTTGAGGTTGACACGGTGCCGGAGATTTCCGCGCACCTTGAGGAGCTGCTCGATAAGACTCGCGCGCGCGACGCGGAATTGGCTGAGCAGGCGAGAAACGCAAAGCCCGCAGGCGATGCCAACCCATACCGCGACGAGGAGTAAAACTCTCCACCGGCCACATCTATCGATGAAAGGGGCACCCACGTGACCACTTCTCCGCAGGCTCAGGAGCAGGCAGCTCACCAGCTTTCCCAGGCGATTAATCGCCGCATGTCCAAGCCGATTCAGCAGATGCAGGATATGCTTGCCGACGCCAAGAAGGTCGGCGTCATTGCCCATGTTCACCCCGATGCGGATGCGATTGGTGCTGCATCTGCGATGGTCATGGCACTTGTACAGCGTGGCATTTCGGCTGTAGCCAGCTACGGTGAGAGCGATTTGCCAGCCAAGTCGCTGTTGACCATCCCCGGATGGGAGCGATTTGTCGAGTACACGGACTTGGATGAAGACATTGACACGTGGGTGACTGTCGACTGCGCAAGCCCGGGGCGCCTCGGTGCGCTGGAAGATCGCGTGATGGCCTCCGACCGCGTTATCAATGTTGACCATCACGCGACCAACACTCGCTTTGGGTCCGTCAACATGGTTGACGAACGCGCAGAGTCCTCGACCATGGTGCTCCTGGACTTCTTTGGTGTCTGGGGTATCAAGCTGACCACGCCGATGGCTCATGCTCTCTATGCAGGGCTGTTGACGGACACCGCATCGTTCCAGTTCGGCCATTCCCGCATGCACACTGCAGCGGCGCGCCTGCTGGATAAGGGGCTCAATCCGCGCACGATTGGTGCACAGCTGCTGGAAGAACATCCGTTTGCCTACCTTCCATTCCTGGGCAAGGTGCTTTCCACCGCGACATTGGTGCCCGAGTGGGGCGACGGCGCTGGCCTAATCCACGTCGTCATTGAGCACGACCAGACCGCCGAAGTTGGCCACGATGAGATTGAATCGGTCGTGGACATTGTGCGTACGACTAATGCGGCCGACGTCTGTGCCGTGCTTAAGGAGTATGAGCCAAACCAGTGGGCCGTCTCGCTGCGTTCTCGCGAGCTTGTCGATGTCTCCCAGGTCGCCCTGGAAATTGGCGGCGGTGGCCACGAGCGTGCCGCCGGTCTGACTCGGGAGTGCAGCAAGGATGAGCTGCTGCAGGCCATCCTGGACACCAGCGATGTCGCAGCCCAGGCACGCCGAGGCACGAGCGAGGCCTAGGGGATTGTCGGACTCGCGAGAAGCTCAGGAGCGCACTGAGATTGAGCAAACTGGCATAGAGCAAACTGGCATAGAGCGAACCGGCATAGAGCGAACCGGGCACAGTGCGAAGTCAGATGTCAGCCTTCGCGCAATCGTTTCGCTGGCGCTGCCAGCGTTGGGTGTTCTTGCCGCGCCCGCACTCTATGTGCTGCTGGATACGGCTGTCATCGGTCGGCTTGGAGCTGTTCAGCTTGCGGCGCTTGCCGCTGGTTCGACGGTTTTTTCTGTGGTAACTACGCAGCTTACTTTCTTGGCTTACGGCACGACCGCCCGATCAGCGCGAGCCTTTGGCAGGGGCAACGTGGACGAGGCGGTTGAAGAGGGACTGCAAGCGACGTGGGTCGCCATCTTTGTGGGCCTTAGCCTCTTTGCCATCATCGTGGGGTTGGCACCAGTATTTACCGGTTGGTTAGCTCCTCATCCGGAGGTCGCTCATGATGCCGGGCAGTGGTTGCGAGTTGCTGCCTTCGCCATTCCGCTGACGTTGATTGCGCAGGCTGGAAATGGTTGGTTGCGCGGTATCCAAAACACCCGCGCGCCGCTGCTATTTGTGCTCTCAGGCCTTGTTCCGGCCGCCATTGTGATTGTGCCGCTGGTCCGCGCCTTCGGTCTCGAGGGCTCTGCGCTGGCCGTTCTCTTCGGCGAATTGATTACCGGCGGACTGTTCCTCCGCAGTCTTTTCAAAGAGTGCTCTAGCCGCAAGCTTTCCATGCGCCCGAATGGCGCCATTATCAAAAGCCAGCTGGTCCTCGGCCGCGATCTCATCGTTCGCTCCTTGTCCTTCCAGGTAGCGTTCCTCTCCGCCGCAGCGGTTGCTGGCCGCGTTGGGCCGACCACGCTCGGTGGGCACCAGGTCATGCTGCAACTGTGGAATCTGATTTCGTTGGTGCTCGACTCGCTAGCGATTGCTGCACAGACGCTCGTCGGTGCAGCGTTGGGCGGTAGCTCCACGGCCGTTGCCCGCTGGACTGGCAAGCGCGTGACGGTCTGGTCAAGCGTCATTGCCCTCGGCCTAGCGGCTGTTTTCGCAGTAGGTAATGCCAGCATCGTCCGCATTTTTACCGACGCAACAGGCGTGATTGACGCAGTCACCGCCGGACCATGGTGGATTCTTGTCGCAATGATTCCTATCGGCGGTGTCGTCTTCGCGCTCGATGGCGTGTTGCTCGGCGCCGGCGACGCAGCCTTCCTCCGTAACGCCACCGTTAGCGCGGTCCTGTGCGGATTCCTCCCACCGGTCTGGCTGGCGCAGGCATTTGGCTGGGGGCTGACCGGCGTGTGGTGCGGTCTCTTGGCCTTCATGATTCTGCGACTAATCTTTGTCGCTACCCGTTTCCGTGGAGAGAAATGGTACGGCATCAGCGCATGAGTGTGCTTGCCGACGTCCAGGAGTATCTGGCCAGGCATTTGCCCGCCGGTAGCCGGCTAGTTATTGACTCCAATGCCGAGCGTCCGTTTAGTGATGCGGAATTGCAGCAGCTCCGTAGCGCTGAGTTGAGGCTGTCTGATAGTGCAGCACCTGTTCGAATCCGTGATTTCACCCGAGGGCGCCTCGCTGCGCATGAGGCGGTGCAACGGCTAGGAGAGCCTGCCCCACATGGGATTGGCATGTCGACCACCGGAGCGCCGCTGTGGCCGCGAGGAGTCGTGGGGTCAATTAGCCATTGCGACGGGGCCGTGGCAGCCGTGTCCGCGAGCGCTGAACAGCTGCAGGGGATTGGCATCGATGTCGAGGTCGAGCAGACTCTAGAGTTAGGAATCATCGAGGCAGTCTTGCGCACTGACGAAGCACGCCTTGACCCGCTGGTGCAATTTAGCGCCAAGGAATCAATGTACAAACTCTGGGAGCCGATAGTCGGGCAGTGGCTAGACTTCGACGAAGTCTCCGTCCAACTGCGAAAGAAACGGATAGCAGCGCGAGGTTTTTCCCGAGGACTCACAGGCGGACCTTTACAGCTAACGTTTCACCGTGAGATTCCCGACGCCTTCTGCGGAGTAAAAGGCTTCTGGGCTCGCGGTGCAGGCATCGTTGCAACCGCGGTGTGGCTCGAGCAGTCTTAAAATCCTTGAGAGGTAGTCACAGCGTGGCCGGGCGCACCACGAAGACCGTCTTAGCCCGTTTGCCAGATTCTGTGAGCAGCGCCGGAACCTTTCCCGTTGGTGACACCGCCGCATAGACTCCAGGTTTTCCGATCGGCTCCAGCCACTTGCCCTGAGCCAAATCAGCCGCCTGCTGTTCAGTAATTTCGCGGGTATCAAAGCAACGCAGGCAGGCCTCGTCCAGACTCATCGGCAGCAAGGAAGCGGCGCGCTCCGGGACTGGGCGTCGCATCTCCGCAATTTCTGGATGGGCGGTGTCGAACTGCTCGGCCTTCGCCGTGAGCTCGTCGATAGTCAACGCCTCATCAATAGTGAAAACGCCGGCGGCAGTACGCCGCAGAGCAGTGAGATGACCACCGACTCTCAGTGCATCCCCCAAGTCACGAGCTAGGGCGCGGATGAAAGTGCCGGCAGAGCAGTCGACCTCCACGTCGATATCGATGCACTCCCCGGGGCGCGAAGGATCGGAGTCGTGGCGGATGTCCAGAACCTCATAGCGGGTGATCGTCACTGGGCGCGCAGGGATATCGACCTTCTCACCACGGCGGATGCGCTCGTAGGCGCGGACACCGTCAATCTTCACCGCTGATACCGCCGCGGGTTTTTGCATGATTGTGCCGGTGAACTTCGCAATTTCCGCTCGAACCATTTCATCAGTCACCGATGCCGCCGAGGATTCGGAGAGCAACTCGCCTTCGGCGTCGTCGGTAAGCGTGGCAGCGCCGAGTCGAATGGTGGCTTGGTAGGACTTCGTGTCGGCGTGGACATGTGGCAGGAAACGGGTGCCGCGGCCGATGCCGAGGACGAGCACACCGGTGGCCATTGGGTCGAGGGTACCGGAGTGGCCGACCTTCTTGGTGCGGAAGATGCGACGGAGTTTGCCCACTACATCGTGGCTTGTCCAGCCTTGGGGCTTGTCGACGATAACAATGCCGGAGTCTGCAATCGGATCGAAGTCGGTCATAGACGCAATCCTATGTTGCGCTATATGCGGTGTGTTAAACGGTGACCAGTTACACTGGCTCTTTGTGGAGATTTGGTATGGCTTGGACAATGCACCCGAAGACCTGGGGGACACGGTCGTAACCATCGGAGTGTTCGATGGTATTCATCTTGGGCATAAGCGCCTGATAGCTGCTGCGGTCAGTGACGCTCGCGCTCGTGGCGTGAAGTCGCTGTTGATGACTTTCGATCCCAATCCCGTAGCGCTGTTTGCCCCGGATAAGGTGCCGCCGGCACTGTCCACCGTGTCCCGTCGCGCCGAGCTGGCAGAAGCGGAGGGAATCGATGCCATGCTTGTCGTGCCTTTCGACAAGAACTTCTCCAGCATCCCCGCAGAAGACTTTGTACGCACCGTTGTCCGCGACAAGCTGAATGCACAGGCCGTCTTCGTTGGCCAGAACTTCACCTATGGGCAGAAGGCCGCAGGTACCGCCGAGACTATGCCGGAGCACGGCTGTAAGTGTGGGGTCGACGTCACCATCGTCGACCTTCTCGACGTCACTGCCGCGGACTCGACCGAACGTGTTTCGTCGACACGTATTCGCGGTTTGCTTGCCGACGGTGCGGTGTCCGCAGCCGCCTCGTGTCTCGGGTACTTCTACCGTGTCGATGGTGATGTTCTTCCAGGTCAGGGGCGTGGAGGAGCGCAGCTGGGCTTTCCGACCGCCAATATTGACTTCGCTGAGGGCCTGGCAATCCCGGCTGATGGTGTCTACGCGGCATGGTTCACGGTTCAGCCGACGGCAGCCCGCCCGGAGCCGGACCCGAAGGGCGATATCGAGTTTGGGGTGCGCTACCCAGCGGCCGTGTCGGTGGGCACTAATGTGACCTTTGGAGACACTGATCGAACGGTCGAGGCCTACGTGATTGACCGTCATGCGGACCTCTACGGCACCGCTGGGCAGGTTGAGTTTGTCGACCGGATTCGCGGCATGGAGAAGTTCGACTCGGTCGAGGAGCTCATTGACCGGATGAACCAGGACGTGGCAGACACCGAAGCCATTTTGGCTAAGACCGATTAGCTGTTAAAGTAAAACGTCGGCTGTGACTGCGGTCCACAAGCAGTTGCGAGGAACCAGTTGCCAGACGCTGTTTGGTTCCGGGAAAGCCGAGAATGTGGACTGAAAAAACGACCATAATTTGATTCAAGGAGTTAGATTTACATGGCTTTGAACACTGCAGAAAAGGCTGAGATTCTCAAGGAGTTCGGCCTGCACGAGACCGACACCGGTTCCCCGGAGGCTCAGGTTGCACTGCTGACCGCACGTATTCGTCAGCTGACCGAGCACCTGAAGTTCCACAAGCACGATCACCACTCCCGTCGTGGTCTGCTGCTGCTGGTCGGTCGCCGCAAGGGCCTGCTGCAGTACCTGCAGGACAACGACGTTGAGCGCTACCGTAAGCTGATCGAGCGCCTGGGTCTGCGTCGCTAAGGTTCTCCTTAAGGTCCTGTTTGTCAGAGCTTCATTGGTGTAAGTTGCTCTGTTAATTCAAGGCTTTTAAGCTTTTTAGACTCGCCGTTTGGGTTTCCATTGGATGGAAGCTCACGGCGGGTCTTTTTTTTTGATCACTTGTCGTTGTGGTATTCACTCATCGATGCGCTGTAGCGTGGCCACAAGTGAATACCTCATCGACAGGTGGAGGGGCTGATCGAAAGCGTGCGCATAAGTGCCGGGGCACCATCGATAAGACACGGTAATTCGTCGATAAGACACGGTAAACCATCGATGAGTCAAGAAAAGTCATCGATAAGTGCCCCCCGCCCCGCAAACTCCTAGAACCCCGCGTAGGTGCAAGAACCCAGATGCAGTGAGAGATCTCCGATCCGTCCAATACGAGAACTTTCCGCGTTAGCTGGTAGAATGCGTGACGCAAACGAAGTTCATTCGATCTTTTACAGGCGACATCGATGATCGCCGCTATTTCTAGGAGTAAGAAACCTATGGCCAACAGCAAGGCTGTTGAATTTTTCTTTGATGAGGATTTCGGTATTACCGAGGCCGTTGCCACCATCGACAATGGTGATTTCGGCACCCGCACCATTCGCTTTGAAACGGGCCAGCTGGCTCGTCAGGCCGATGGTTCGGTGACCACCTACTTGGACGAGGAGACCATGCTCCTGTCCACCGTCACCGCTTCCAACCAGCCCCGCGAGGGCTTTGATTTCTTCCCGCTGACCGTCGACGTTGAAGAGCGTATGTACGCTGCGGGCAAGATTCCGGGTTCGTTCTTCCGCCGTGAGGGCCGCCCGTCTACCGATGCCATCCTGGCATGTCGTCTGATTGACCGTCCGCTGCGTCCGACCTTCGTCAAGGGCCTGCGCAACGAGGTACAGGTTGTTGTCACCGTCATGTCCTGGGATCCGAAGGACCGTTACGACGTTGTCGCAATCAACGGCGCGTCAGCTGCAACTCAGCTTTCCGGGCTGCCGGTCTCCGGCGCTGTCGGTGGCGTCCGCATCGCGCTTGTTGCTGATGACAAGCACCCAGAGGGTGCATGGGTCGCTTTCCCGACCGAGGAGCAGCACGAGCAGGCTCTGTTCGAGATGGTCGTCGCTGGCCGTATCGTCACCCGCAAGCGTCGCGGCAAGAACGTCGAAGATGTCGCCATCATGATGGTGGAGGCCGGAGCAGGGGAGACCGTCGTCAAGCGTATTGCTGACGGTGCACCGGCGCCGACCGAGGACATCGTCGCCGCTGGCCTCGAGGCAGCAAAGCCGCACATCAAGGTTCTGTGTGAGGCACAGAAGGGTCTGGCTGAGCGCGCAGCGAAGGAAACGCAGGAGTTCCCGCTGTTCCCGGCATACAGCGATGAGATTTTTAACGCAGTCGAGAAGAAGTCCGCTAAGAAGCTGGCCAAGCTGCTCACCATTCCGGGTAAGCAGGAACGAGATGACGCCACCAATGAGTACATGGAGGACGTCGAGGGGCAGCTGCTGGAGCGCTTCGTATCCGATGATGTCGACGAGCAAGCTGCATCTAAGCAGATTCGCGCTGCATACAACGCAGTGATGAAGCAGATTGTCCGTGAGAAGATTCTGGCTGAGGGCTTCCGCATCGATGGTCGCGGTGTCACCGACATTCGTGACCTGGGCGTTGAGGTCGGTCTGATTCCGCGTGCCCACGGCTCTTCGCTGTTTGAGCGCGGCGAGACCCAGATTCTGGGTGTCACCACTTTGGATATGCTGAAGATGGAGCAGCAGATTGACTCGCTGACTCCTGTTACCTCCAAGCGCTACATCCACCACTACAACTTCCCGCCGTACTCCACCGGCGAGACCGGTCGTGTTGGCTCTCCGAAGCGCCGCGAGATTGGTCACGGGGCACTGGCTGAGCGCGCTCTGCTGCCGGTCGTGCCGTCCCGCGAGGAATTCCCGTACACCATTCGCCAGGTCTCCGAGGCTCTTGGATCCAATGGTTCGACCTCCATGGGCTCGGTCTGTGCTTCGACTCTGTCGCTGTACAACGCCGGTGTGCCGCTGAAGGCTCCGGTTGCCGGTATCGCCATGGGCCTGGTTTCCGGCGAGGTTGACGGTGAGAACCGCTTCGTCGCACTGACCGATATTCTCGGTGCCGAAGACGCATTCGGTGACATGGACTTCAAGGTCGCTGGTACTGCGGACTTCATTACCGCACTGCAGCTGGACACCAAGCTCGACGGTATTCCGTCGAAGGTTCTGGCCGATGCTCTGTCCCAGGCTCGTGATGCACGTCTGGCCATCCTGTCCACCATGGCTGAGGTCATCGAGTCTCCGGACGAGATGAGTGGTCTCGCTCCGAAGATCACCACCGTTAAGGTTCCGGCTTCGAAGATCGGTGAGCTCATCGGTCCGAAGGGCAAGACCATCAACGGCATCACCGAGGAAACCGGTGCTGATATCTCTATCGAGGACGACGGCACCGTATTTGTCTCGGCAACTTCCGGTAAGGCCGCGGACGCTGCAATCGAGCAGATTAATGCCATTGCTAACCCGCAGCTGCCGAAGGTCGGCGAACGCTACCTGGGCACTGTCGTGAAGACTGTCGCTTTCGGTGCTTTTGTCTCCCTGACTCCGGGCCGTGACGGTCTGATCCACATCTCCAAGCTCGGTGGCGACAAGCGCATCGAGAAGGTCGAGGATGTCATCAATGTCGGCGACAAGATTCAGGTCGAAATCGCTGATATCGACAACCGCGGCAAGATCTCGCTGGTTCCGGTCGAAGACGATTAATGCTTGGCGACGGAGGATGTGCTTTAGGTAGCCTCCAACAACGCGTGTAGCGATGGCGCGGTTAGGTCACAAATTGACCTAACCGCGCTTTTGTTTTGGGTTAATCTCGGGTTTCGAAGGGATTAATTTTCGAACCCACGTGGAAGGTAATTTGCGCATGCAACTTGTCGCGCACGATCATGAATTCATCGACATTGCGGCCGGTGGCTATGTCGCAAGTATTTCCCAGTTCGGTGGTGGACCGAGATCACTGGAGTACTGTGGCCTGCCACTGCTGACTGACTATCCCAAAGGGTTCAATCCACCGTTGTCCGCAGGTACGCTCCTGGCTCCGTGGCCGAACAGGGTCGCTGACGGAGTATTCATCTTTGATGGGGAAGTCCATCGACTAGATATTTCGGAGCCGTCCCGGGCGAATGCTATTCACGGATTTGTTGCAGATCGCGTTTGGTCTGTGGTCGATTCTGATGACAGCAGCGTCACCTTGGGCGTGGAAGTTGAGCCGCAACCGGGCTGGCCTTGGGAACTCGGTATGACCGTGCGCTGGCAAGTCACGTCTGCAGATGGCCTATCGGCGGAGTTCACAGTGCATAATCGCAGCGATAGGGAGTGCCCGTTTGGTCTGGGCTGGCATCCCTATTTAAGCGCGTTGGGCGCTGACTTCGGCAGTTGCACACTACGGTTGCCCGTTGATAACAACCTGCCACTGGAGCCAATTCGAAACTTGCCCGCCGGCCCAGCGGTGCCAGCGGAGACAGTGGTTCCCAGCCTTCGAGAGGGGGTATCCCTGGATGGACTGTGGCTGGATCACTGCTTCTTTGCTGCCGCGGAGGCAGCGGGGAGTCACTCACCGTGCCGTCGTGAAGCACATTTGGTTGGACCAAATGGCAAGGGTGCTGTGCTCTGGGCCGATGATGAATTCCGCTTCTTCCAGGTCTATGTTGCCGACGCTGGACGACGAGAAGGATTTCCTGGGCACGGGAATGCGATTGCGGTGGAGCCAATGACATGTCCGCCGGATGCGCTACGCTCCGGTACCGGTTTGCTGCGAGTTCAGGCTGGAGAGACAACAACTCTTGCCATGGGACTGCGCGCGGAAACGGGCGGAAAATAGTTTTCCCAGCGCAGAAGAGTGCAGCCCCCTCAATCGGGTTAAAACCTTCTTAATTAATTCACCTGGAATTAAGAATGGAAAATACACTTGGGGACGAATGTAAAAGAATAGGTCTTCCTTTTGTTCCGGATAGTGGCTATCTGGCCCCACACTTCGGGGTAGGT
The sequence above is drawn from the Corynebacterium jeikeium genome and encodes:
- a CDS encoding aldose epimerase encodes the protein MQLVAHDHEFIDIAAGGYVASISQFGGGPRSLEYCGLPLLTDYPKGFNPPLSAGTLLAPWPNRVADGVFIFDGEVHRLDISEPSRANAIHGFVADRVWSVVDSDDSSVTLGVEVEPQPGWPWELGMTVRWQVTSADGLSAEFTVHNRSDRECPFGLGWHPYLSALGADFGSCTLRLPVDNNLPLEPIRNLPAGPAVPAETVVPSLREGVSLDGLWLDHCFFAAAEAAGSHSPCRREAHLVGPNGKGAVLWADDEFRFFQVYVADAGRREGFPGHGNAIAVEPMTCPPDALRSGTGLLRVQAGETTTLAMGLRAETGGK
- a CDS encoding 30S ribosomal protein S15, with product MALNTAEKAEILKEFGLHETDTGSPEAQVALLTARIRQLTEHLKFHKHDHHSRRGLLLLVGRRKGLLQYLQDNDVERYRKLIERLGLRR
- a CDS encoding bifunctional riboflavin kinase/FAD synthetase; amino-acid sequence: MEIWYGLDNAPEDLGDTVVTIGVFDGIHLGHKRLIAAAVSDARARGVKSLLMTFDPNPVALFAPDKVPPALSTVSRRAELAEAEGIDAMLVVPFDKNFSSIPAEDFVRTVVRDKLNAQAVFVGQNFTYGQKAAGTAETMPEHGCKCGVDVTIVDLLDVTAADSTERVSSTRIRGLLADGAVSAAASCLGYFYRVDGDVLPGQGRGGAQLGFPTANIDFAEGLAIPADGVYAAWFTVQPTAARPEPDPKGDIEFGVRYPAAVSVGTNVTFGDTDRTVEAYVIDRHADLYGTAGQVEFVDRIRGMEKFDSVEELIDRMNQDVADTEAILAKTD
- a CDS encoding polyribonucleotide nucleotidyltransferase codes for the protein MANSKAVEFFFDEDFGITEAVATIDNGDFGTRTIRFETGQLARQADGSVTTYLDEETMLLSTVTASNQPREGFDFFPLTVDVEERMYAAGKIPGSFFRREGRPSTDAILACRLIDRPLRPTFVKGLRNEVQVVVTVMSWDPKDRYDVVAINGASAATQLSGLPVSGAVGGVRIALVADDKHPEGAWVAFPTEEQHEQALFEMVVAGRIVTRKRRGKNVEDVAIMMVEAGAGETVVKRIADGAPAPTEDIVAAGLEAAKPHIKVLCEAQKGLAERAAKETQEFPLFPAYSDEIFNAVEKKSAKKLAKLLTIPGKQERDDATNEYMEDVEGQLLERFVSDDVDEQAASKQIRAAYNAVMKQIVREKILAEGFRIDGRGVTDIRDLGVEVGLIPRAHGSSLFERGETQILGVTTLDMLKMEQQIDSLTPVTSKRYIHHYNFPPYSTGETGRVGSPKRREIGHGALAERALLPVVPSREEFPYTIRQVSEALGSNGSTSMGSVCASTLSLYNAGVPLKAPVAGIAMGLVSGEVDGENRFVALTDILGAEDAFGDMDFKVAGTADFITALQLDTKLDGIPSKVLADALSQARDARLAILSTMAEVIESPDEMSGLAPKITTVKVPASKIGELIGPKGKTINGITEETGADISIEDDGTVFVSATSGKAADAAIEQINAIANPQLPKVGERYLGTVVKTVAFGAFVSLTPGRDGLIHISKLGGDKRIEKVEDVINVGDKIQVEIADIDNRGKISLVPVEDD
- the truB gene encoding tRNA pseudouridine(55) synthase TruB, with the translated sequence MTDFDPIADSGIVIVDKPQGWTSHDVVGKLRRIFRTKKVGHSGTLDPMATGVLVLGIGRGTRFLPHVHADTKSYQATIRLGAATLTDDAEGELLSESSAASVTDEMVRAEIAKFTGTIMQKPAAVSAVKIDGVRAYERIRRGEKVDIPARPVTITRYEVLDIRHDSDPSRPGECIDIDVEVDCSAGTFIRALARDLGDALRVGGHLTALRRTAAGVFTIDEALTIDELTAKAEQFDTAHPEIAEMRRPVPERAASLLPMSLDEACLRCFDTREITEQQAADLAQGKWLEPIGKPGVYAAVSPTGKVPALLTESGKRAKTVFVVRPATL